The genomic interval AACAACTCACTGCGGATGGCTCAAAACTCAACAACCATGTTCTTTGTTCTTTAAACAATGAGAGGTGTTGTCATGAAAATTGTTGTCATTGGTGGCAGTGGACTGATTGGTAAGAAGCTTGTCAGCAAGCTACAGGAGCTTGGGCATCAGGCGGTGGCAGCATCCCCTTCTTCAGGTGTCAACGCTGTTACAGGTGAGGGACTGGCTGAGGTGTTAGTGGGTGCTCAAGTTGTTGTCGATGTGACAAACTCACCGTCCTTTGAGGACACGGCAGTGTTGGAGTTCTTCGAGAAGTCATCCCAGAACCTGCTTGCGGCGGAGGCAGACGCTGGTGTGGCTCATCACATTGTAGTATCAATTGTCGGTGCCGATCGCATCCTTGATAGCGGCTATATGCGTGCAAAAGTCGCTCAGGAAAAGTTGATCCAGTCCGCAGGAATACCCTATACAATCGTCCGCGCTACGCAGTTCTTTGAGTTCATCGAGACGATCATCGCTCAATTCCCCACAGATGGGCAAACAGTTCACTTGCCCCCTGCCTTTATCCAGCCCATCCAGTCGGAGGACGTTGTTGCCGCGCTGATCGATATCACACTGGGAGCGCCAGTCAACGGCATTATCGATTTAGCGGGTCCAGAGCGGTTCCGTTTCGAGGAAATCATCCGCCAATTCCTGAGTGCAACTCACGACTCACGTCAGGTGGTTGTAGACACTCACGCCCGTTACTTTGGTGCAGCGTTGAACGATCAGCTCGTTCCGCAGGGCAACTCGCTCATCGGCTCGACCCGTTTCGAGGACTGGCTCAACCGCTCTATCGCTTAAAACAGTACCAGCCGCAGTGACCAATGAACAGTAACCAGTGACCAGTGAGAAGATTGACTTGGAACATCTTGATAACTGATACTGCGGGTACTTGATAACTGGTAACTGATAACTGGTAACTGTTAAAGATCAGCAATGAGAATTCAAAGCTGACATAGGTTGAGTTAAGGACACAAAGCCCAACATCCAGCAACTGCGTTCGTTTTACAAAGCTTAACTCAACCTACATATGTCTAATCCGCGATCTGCTTGATTCAGCATGGGAGCACATCAGACGGATTTATATTCACCAGTTTTTATTCACGCAAGGAGAACGGAAATGTTTACTCTTATTTTCTCGCGAGTTGCATTCATGACTCTCTCCATATTCACAGCGCTCTCCATATTCGCAACTCTACCCGTATTCGCAGCTTCAGCCAATGATTTATCTGCTGATACGTCTAATGATACGTCTAAGGTAACGCTGGTCTTTGATCACGCCCTTCTCAACGTGCCTGGAAAGAGTGTGAAAGGCTTGCTGGTCGAATATGCCCCAGGTGGCTCAACACCCGCACATATCCATGCAGCCTCGGCTTTTGTCTATGCAACAGTGCTGGAAGGTGCGATTCGTAGCAAAATCAATGATAATCCGGAGCAGGTGTATCACGCTGGTGAGAACTTTTTTGAAGTACCGGGCGATCATCATCGTGTCAGCGCAAATGCCAGTGATACTCAACCCATGCGTATGCTAGCCGTCTTTGTCGTCGATACCAATGAAGAGAACCTGACCACACCGGAGGACGAGTAAGACGCACGCATTGCACACAAAAATTTTTATGTATCGACATTACTGAAGTTGGAGCTGGAGACACTCTAGGGTTAGTGCAATACGGTTCAGTTAGAGCTAAAAACCTGATGCATGCGTAGATTGGGGAGCCAGCGCTGCAGGAGGTGAGACCAGTGCTACAGGAGGGTTTCCCTCCGTAGGCAACTGGCGTTCGCGTAGCGTGTCCGGAGGACTCACCCGAAGGGGTTTCCCTCCGCAGGCGACTGGCGTTTGAGGAACGAAACCCAACATTATCACGGCTTTGTTGGGTAGAGCGATCGCTCTACCCAACCTATAATTATCCTTAACTGAACCGTATTGAGGGTTAGTGAGTCGAGATGATAACAACATCACCAAAAAAGAATCATCCGCTACTAATCATTCGTCAGAATATTAAACGCGCTACAAGGAGCGATAAATCAAGAGTTCTGACGAGCGAGTATTGGTCAGAAGCCCCCGGATAAATCCTTTGGAGAAAAAGAAAGTTTTCCTTTGTTGTTATACCCACGGATGGAATCCGTGGGAATATTCTGAGTTCTGTGTTCTGCGTTCTGCATTCTTCTTAACGTTGCCGATATCACTCAACTTTATGTGCGTGAGCAGGACAATCCAGAATTACTTCATCACGCAGATCCCCTGAAGCATATCAGGTCTAACGACTTTCGGCTCACTTCCTCTTGCTTTCCTCCAATCCGAATGATTAAGTCGCGTTTTAACTCAACTAACTTGAGTGGTCTAAATTGGGCGATCGCAGAAGAATGAAGTTAATCGAGGTGGGCAGCAAGCTCACGAACCTAAAGGAGAACAAGATGAGTAGCAATCAAGTAAACAGTCAAAACATGAAACTCGAAGTTGTGGTATTGCCCGTTTCCGATGTTGATCGCTCCAAGGACTTCTATAAAACGTTGGGATGGCGGTTGGATGCCGACTTCGTCACTAGTAAGGACTTCCGGGTGGTGCAGTTAACCCCTCCTGGCTCGGAAGCCTCAATCATCTTCGGTAAAGGAATTACGTTAGCTGCGCCAGGTTCAGTTCAGGGTCTGTACCTCATAGCTTCTCATCCTCAGGATCAAGTTGCACACCGGGTTCCAGTCGCCAATATAAATCTGGCACGAGCACCAAATAGCCTGCCTTAGCATAATCATCGGCAGTCTGTCGCATATTATTATTGACCCCAAGAACTTCTTGAATCAGCACAATTCCTGCACGAGGCTGAGTACTGGGTGCTGCTAGATAGGCGCTAAAGCTGCCCTCGGACAAGGCTGGAATGGTTACATTTTGAGTTGTCATGGTGTCCTTCCTTTTTAACAATTTGCTATTTAGACTTTGACCAAATTAAACAGCGTTGCTGAATGCAAGTATGAAGAGACCGCCAGCGCCATCAGCTTGGTTGAAACAGACACCAGGAAGATAAAGCAAGTACGGCATGATTGTGCTCTCCTTAGTACAACTTTTCATTAATGGGGGTCTGAAATCAAAATTTGATAACTCCCAGAAGTGAGGTATTCCTCAAGCGAATTCCGAACCCTTTTTCATGGAGATGTGTACTTATTGCGTCAAATTGTTGTCAAGCCAATGGCTAAGCCTTGCACTGATTAGGCAGGGATGGGTTGCAGCCGTGACGTGAGAAATTGACGGATATGAGTGGCGATCGCCTCCCCATCTTCTTCCAAAGCAAAGTGTCCGGTATCTAGTAAATGGAACTCAACGTCTTTCAGATCGCGCTTGTAGGGATGAGCGCCATCGGCAGGGAAGATGTAGTCGTTCTGACCCCAAACAATCAGGGTGGGGGGTTGATATTTGCGGAGATACTCCTGCCATTGCGGGTATAATGGTGGATTCGTGCCATAGCTATAAAGCAGCGCCAGTTGAATCTCATCGTTTCCGGGGCGATCAAGGAAGAGTTGATCCATGTTCCAGGTATCCGGGCTGATCGCTTCAAGGTTGCGAACGCCGTTGGTATATTGCCACTTCGTTGCTTCGAGTGTGACAAGGTGTTTGAGCTTGTCAGCATTTTCAGGAGAACGGTCTTTCCAGTACGCCTTGATCGGGTTCCAAAATTCGCCGAGACCTTCCTCGTAGGCATTCCCGTTTTGGACAATGAGTGCTTCAACTCGCTCTGGATATTTAGCCGCAATCCGATAGCCAATGGGAGCACCATAATCCATCACGTAAAGGCTATATCGCTTGAGATCGATAGCTGTAATAAATTTCTCCACGATCTGTGCCAAGTGATCAAACGTGTAGTCAAACTCATTCACGGTTGGCATCGAACTGTTGCCGTAGCCAGGATAATCAAGTGCAACTAGATGGAAGCGATCGGCAAGCGCAGGCATTAGATTGCGGAACATGTGAGATGAGGTCGGGAAGCCGTGCAACAGCAGAATCGTTGGATTATTACGGGAGCCAGCTTCTCGATAAAAGATATCTAAACCATCGATTGCGATCGTGCGAAATGTGGTCATGACTTTACTCCTTGTGAGTTTATTGGTGAAGGTGAAATTGTGGTGTGACGATTGTCAGTGAAGATGTACTCTTCTGTTGCCATCTCGATCACGCGGTCAATTTAGATGGAAACACGCTACTGCTGGAAATAGTCACGCCAACTTTTGGGTAAGGCTTCAAGTTGAGCAGCGCGGTGGAGTAACTCTGGATTGTCTTCCTCACGCACATAAAGTTGAGTGATATCGGCAACAGTGATATTGTTATCATCCCGACTCAACAACTCTAGAGTGTCTCCGACTCCGATTTCGCCCTCTTGCAAAACACGAAAGTAAAATCCGGTGCGACGACTCGCAAGAAAACGTTTAACCATCTCCGGTCGTCCAAACCGAATTCCAAGTTTGTAGCAGGGTAGGCGAGGTTGTGTCACCATCAGTTTGACAGTGCCGATTCCAAAGCGATCGCCAATGTTCAATTCTTCTTCTCTCAGCCCAGTAGTTGTGAAGTTTTCACCAAAGATGCCTAACGGTAGCTCTGTGTCTGGCAATTCACCTCGCCAGTAATCGTAATGCTCGAACGGATAGACATAGACTGCTTTGTCTGCTCCTCCATGAACGGTGAGATCAGCTTGCTTATCACCGTCTAAATTGAGCGATCTCACCATCACCCGTTCGCTGACTGGCTGTTTGAAAATTCCAGTACTAACGGTTTTTCCTTTCCAGGTCACTTCACGCGGAAGTCCTACGTTGACAG from Mastigocladopsis repens PCC 10914 carries:
- a CDS encoding SDR family oxidoreductase — translated: MKIVVIGGSGLIGKKLVSKLQELGHQAVAASPSSGVNAVTGEGLAEVLVGAQVVVDVTNSPSFEDTAVLEFFEKSSQNLLAAEADAGVAHHIVVSIVGADRILDSGYMRAKVAQEKLIQSAGIPYTIVRATQFFEFIETIIAQFPTDGQTVHLPPAFIQPIQSEDVVAALIDITLGAPVNGIIDLAGPERFRFEEIIRQFLSATHDSRQVVVDTHARYFGAALNDQLVPQGNSLIGSTRFEDWLNRSIA
- a CDS encoding cupin domain-containing protein — protein: MFTLIFSRVAFMTLSIFTALSIFATLPVFAASANDLSADTSNDTSKVTLVFDHALLNVPGKSVKGLLVEYAPGGSTPAHIHAASAFVYATVLEGAIRSKINDNPEQVYHAGENFFEVPGDHHRVSANASDTQPMRMLAVFVVDTNEENLTTPEDE
- a CDS encoding VOC family protein codes for the protein MKLEVVVLPVSDVDRSKDFYKTLGWRLDADFVTSKDFRVVQLTPPGSEASIIFGKGITLAAPGSVQGLYLIASHPQDQVAHRVPVANINLARAPNSLP
- a CDS encoding dienelactone hydrolase family protein: MTTQNVTIPALSEGSFSAYLAAPSTQPRAGIVLIQEVLGVNNNMRQTADDYAKAGYLVLVPDLYWRLEPGVQLDPEDEKL
- a CDS encoding alpha/beta fold hydrolase, which encodes MTTFRTIAIDGLDIFYREAGSRNNPTILLLHGFPTSSHMFRNLMPALADRFHLVALDYPGYGNSSMPTVNEFDYTFDHLAQIVEKFITAIDLKRYSLYVMDYGAPIGYRIAAKYPERVEALIVQNGNAYEEGLGEFWNPIKAYWKDRSPENADKLKHLVTLEATKWQYTNGVRNLEAISPDTWNMDQLFLDRPGNDEIQLALLYSYGTNPPLYPQWQEYLRKYQPPTLIVWGQNDYIFPADGAHPYKRDLKDVEFHLLDTGHFALEEDGEAIATHIRQFLTSRLQPIPA
- a CDS encoding MOSC domain-containing protein codes for the protein MKLISVNVGLPREVTWKGKTVSTGIFKQPVSERVMVRSLNLDGDKQADLTVHGGADKAVYVYPFEHYDYWRGELPDTELPLGIFGENFTTTGLREEELNIGDRFGIGTVKLMVTQPRLPCYKLGIRFGRPEMVKRFLASRRTGFYFRVLQEGEIGVGDTLELLSRDDNNITVADITQLYVREEDNPELLHRAAQLEALPKSWRDYFQQ